AACTATAGTTTAAGAGCTTATGACAATATTTTTAAAATATTCGCCTTAATCTATTCTAAAAAATACCCAAATTCTTCTACTAAAGGTATAATAGAATTAAAAACTGGAGAAAAAGAGAGTTTAACTTTTGCTGATACAAAATGTACTAGTGCTTACAACCATAGATTAATGATTTATAATCAATATGAAAATATTTTTAGAAAAACATCAAATAAAGAATTTGATGAAATTTTAATAAATTATCCTGATTTGCCACATAGAATGAGATGTGAAGTTTCAAAATATATTGACCGAAATAGTTTTTCAGTAGAGAAATTTAAAAATCTTAACATCTTAAGAAGTTATTATTATCAATATAAAAAATACATCTTTAAAAATTTTTTAGATTTTGTAGAGATTGACAAAATTTATGAAGAAGCAACTGAAAAATTAGCCAAAAAATTGGAAGAAGAAAGAGAGAAAGCGGGTCTTACATTCAATTATAAATTATTTATTATAGAAAATAAAGAAGACATCTATGATTATAAAATATTAAAAATGGCATTAAAAAAAGTTATAGAAAATACTAAAACACGAGAGGGAGCTATAACAAGAACTAGAAAAATAATAGAAATCTGTGAATCTGCTTGGGGAATAATTTTAAAAGATACTTATGAATGTATGCTTGAGATGAAAGAAGAATTTGAAAAAATGGAAATAGAAAAGGTAGAAGAATAAAAATTTCTCCGCCCACAATAATAATCTTTTATCGGAATGCTGTAATTGCTTTAGCTTATGGAAGCATTCCGATTTTATCATATTTTTACAAAAAAGTCAAGACTTTCAAGAATTATTTATAGAATGATTAAAGAATTTATTTATTAAAATGAAAAAATTAATTAAAAACTCATCAGAATAAATGTTATTTATTCGTTAAGATTTACATTTTTATCCACAAATGATATAATGTAAATAAAAAAAGGAAGTAATTTTTATGTATAGAAAAATTTTTGAATATTTAAAGAATTGGAAAAATTCTCTATATAGGAAACCCCTTATTTTACAAGGTGCAAGACAAGTGGGTAAAACTCATTCTGTTCTTACATTTGGAAAAAATGAGTATGAAAATGTAGCATACTTTAACTTTGAAACGGATATAAGGCTGAAAGAAACCTTTGAAGAAAATATAAATCCCGATTATTTAATTCCAATTCTTTCAAGGCTTTCTAATCAAACTATCATAAAAGAAAAAACTCTTATTTTTTTTGATGAGATACAGCTTTGTGAAAGAGCTTTGACTTCACTTAAATATTTCTGTGAACAAGCTCCAGAATATCATATAATAGTTGCAGGAAGTTTATTGGGAATTGCAGTAAATAGACAGCAAATTTCTTTTCCTGTTGGTAAAGTTGATATAAAAACTTTATATTCTATGGATATGGAAGAATTTTTAATGGCAATGGGAGAAGATGAACTTATAGCAGCTATAAAAAAATCTTTTGAAGAAAATACACCTATGCCATCAGTTTTACATGATATTGCAATGGAATATTACAGAAAATATTTAGTCGTTGGCGGAATGCCTGAACGTGTAAGTAAGTTCAGAGAAACAGGAAACTACACTTTAATCAGACATACACAAGAAATGATTTTATTAAGTTATCTTAATGATATGAGCAAATATAATGTAACAAATGAAATTAAAAAGACAAGACTCGTTTATGATAATATTACAGTTCAGCTTTCTAAAGAAAATACAAGATTTCAATATAAATTAGTTAAAAGTGGAGGGAGAGCTTCTGAATTTGAAAATGCAATAGAGTGGCTTACTTTGTCAGGAATAACTTCTAAAATATATGGTCTTGAAGATATACAGAAACCTTTGGAAAACTATAAGAATATAGATTCATTCAAAATTTATATATCAGATATAGGGCTTTTATGTGCTAAGAAAGAGATAGTTCCTGAAGATATTTTGTATCTATCAAATGATTTCAAAGGTGGTATGACAGAGAATTATGTTAATGTGCATCTAAATATTAACGAATACACTCAATATTATTGGAAAGCTCCAAAAGGAACATCAGAGGTTGACTTTATAATAATGAGAGAGGGAAAAATAATTCCTGTGGAAGTTAAATCAGCAGATAACACAAGAGCAAAGATCCTTGAAACTTATATGAAAAAATATAAACCAGAGTATGCTGTGAAAGTTTCAAGCAAGAACTTTAGTTTTGAAAATAATATAAAAAGCATTCCTTTATATGCTGTATTTTGTATATAATAAATAAAC
The DNA window shown above is from Fusobacterium perfoetens and carries:
- a CDS encoding ATP-binding protein, with amino-acid sequence MYRKIFEYLKNWKNSLYRKPLILQGARQVGKTHSVLTFGKNEYENVAYFNFETDIRLKETFEENINPDYLIPILSRLSNQTIIKEKTLIFFDEIQLCERALTSLKYFCEQAPEYHIIVAGSLLGIAVNRQQISFPVGKVDIKTLYSMDMEEFLMAMGEDELIAAIKKSFEENTPMPSVLHDIAMEYYRKYLVVGGMPERVSKFRETGNYTLIRHTQEMILLSYLNDMSKYNVTNEIKKTRLVYDNITVQLSKENTRFQYKLVKSGGRASEFENAIEWLTLSGITSKIYGLEDIQKPLENYKNIDSFKIYISDIGLLCAKKEIVPEDILYLSNDFKGGMTENYVNVHLNINEYTQYYWKAPKGTSEVDFIIMREGKIIPVEVKSADNTRAKILETYMKKYKPEYAVKVSSKNFSFENNIKSIPLYAVFCI